Genomic window (Paenibacillus sp. PK3_47):
CTTTGCCATGACCGGCTGGCGGGTCGGTTATGCCTGCGGCAGCAGCGGGCTGCTGGCGGCCATGCTGAAGATTCACCAGTACACTGCAATGTGCGCACCGGTGCTGGGGCAGATTGCCGCCATTGAGTCCCTCCGCAGCGGGCTTCACGATAAGGACAGGATGAAGGAGTGCTTCAGACGGCGCAGAACCCTGTTTGTGGAGGGACTTAGAACAATCGGGCTGGACTGCCATGAGCCGCAGGGGGCTTTTTATGCCTTCCCGTCGATTGCCCGGACGGGGCTGAAGTCCGAGGAATTCGCCCTGCGGCTGCTGAAGGAAGCAGGCGTTGCCGCCGTTCCCGGGCAAGTGTTCGGAACCGGCGGGGAGGGGCATATCCGCTGTTCCTATGCAACATCGGAGGCCAGGCTGAACGAAGCGCTGGAGCGGATGGAAGGGTTCATGAGGAAGGAGAGAGCCTTGGGAAAGAAGCAGAGATATGCAGTGAAGTAACCTATGCAGTGAAGTAAATATCCGGCCGGGAGAGTGTAGCGGCTGGATTCCCATTCACGCAGCAATGCCCCTTCTTCATTCCCATGAAAAAGGGGCTTTTTGCTGTGAGCTTAAGATTATTCTTGTATAATGATTGCAGAGCTGAAGCCCAAATGATTAATGGAGACAGGCTCAGGTGTTAACTGTATTTCGTGCAGCTATAATAAACTATTTTTGTACCTCAGGAGCTTTAATTGTATTCTCTGCAGTTAAAAATCGCCATATTCCATATAAGAAGGATTCTGGCCGTTTTTAGTTGTACAGATTACATTTAAACTTCCGAATCGTCTCTTTTGTAGTCTTTTAACTGCAGGAAATACAACTAACTGTTATGCATACCACTGGTTTCAATAGATGGATGGAGCGAACCTTCAGTAATGTTCGCTTTTGGGAATAAGGGGTGATAACTAATGACAATGGCAATTCTGCTGTTTATCGTGGCCGGTCTCGCCGAGATCGGCGGCGGATATCTGGTCTGGCTCTGGCTGCGGGAATCGCGGCCGCTCTGGTACGGCCTGATCGGGTCGCTGATCCTGATTTCGTATGGCATCATTCCTACTCTGCAAAAGTTTCCTTCCTTCGGCCGGGTATACGCTGCCTATGGCGGTGTGTTCATCGTGCTGGCTGTACTGTGGGGCTGGCTGGTGGACAAAAAAACACCGGATCTGTATGACTGGATCGGGGCAGGCATCTGTATCATCGGCGTGTCGGTCATTCTATGGGCACCCAGGCACTAGCCAAAGTACATAATTTGCAGAGAACATCAAAAAGGCAGCTCCGGGCCGGTAAGACCCTGGAACTGCCTTTTGTGTCTGAGCGTTAAATTTTGAACTGTCGCACTGCTTCCTGCAGCTTGACCGCCTGCTCATGAAGGTGCTGGGCCGTCACAGCATGGCCTTCAAGCTCTTCCTGCTGGCGTGAAGAGTTCCCGGCAAGCGTATCAGCACTGGCCCGGGACATCGCCGTAATCTGCGAGGTCTCTTCCACCGAGGCGCTGACTTCCTCCGTTCCGGCCGAAATTTGCTGGGTGGCAGCGGATACGGACTGGACACTCTGGTTAATGCTCTGAATCAGAATCAGCAGCTGATTGAAGGCATTGCCGGCTTCGGCAACCTTGCCTACGCCAGAGGCAACCTCCTGGTTAACAAGATTCATCTCGGCTACGGAGTGGTTCATATCCTCCTGCAGGCTCAGCAGGAATTCACGGATCTGTTCGTTGGATTCCTTGGACTGCTCGGACAGCTTGCGGACTTCTCCGGCCACCACGGCAAACCCGCGGCCGTGTTCCCCGGCACGTGCAGCTTCTATGGACGCATTCAGCGAGAGCATTTGAATTTGCTTCGTAATTTCGGTGATTCCCTGAACCACCCCGCCGATCATCTGCGAGCGTTCATTCATCAGCCGGAACTGCTCCAGCGACTTCACCGACGCCTGTTCAACCTGGCGCATCTGCTGTACAGCAGTCTGGGCAATCTCATTGCCGCCTATAGCTTCCGCAGAGGCTTCACTGATCTGTTCGGTGACTTCACCGGCCGCGGAGGCGATGTGCTGGATGCCGATATTAATCTCATCCATGGCTCTGGAGTTCTCCATCGTGACGCTGGCAATGGTTGTGCTGCCTTTGCTGATTTCGTTAACGGACACGGCAGAGCGGGCGGCCATGTCATTAAGCACTTCCAAGCGTGTCTTCATATCGTTGGCGTCCTGTACTACATTGCTGGAAGTATCCAGGACCTGGCCGATCATGTCCTTGAGCTTATGGCTCATGCTTCTGAAGCTTTCGGACAGCTGGCTGACTTCATCATTGCCCTTAATCACAAGCTCCTGGGTGAAGTCGCCGCCGGCCATTTTGTTGCTGTAGGCTGCGAGCCGGGAGAGCGGGCGGGTGATTCTTTTGCTCATGAAGTATGCAGCAGTAACCCCTAGGATAAGAGCCAGCAGGGTAATCCATACACTGGTCCAGATCACACTGTTGATTTTTTCATCTACGAAGGCTACATCCGAGCTGACACCGATCACCATCGTGCTTCCGGGAACGCCTTTATACGCTGTTTTATGTATACCGTGACTGTCACTATAGATTTCACTAAGACCCGTTTTACCTTTGGAGGCCTGCTCCATAGCCGGTGTTACTGCAATGTTCTCATCCGCCTGCAGTGTTGAAGCTTTGTCCGCGGTGATAACCGTGGCTTTTCCTTCCTTCAGATTAGCGAGAAAAATGGTCTCGACCCCATGCTGCTTTACTTTTTCCTGTAAATAAAACTGTACGTTTGTTGTCGCCTGTGCACCTTTATTGAGCGCCTGCTGGGCGTGGGTGGAATTCAGGCCTTTGTATACATCCTCGGATGCAACGCCCAGCAGCTTGTCGATTTGCGGAAGTACATAGCTGTTGATCGTATTCATGGATATAAAATAAAAGCTGATACTTAAGACTAACGACGTTAGCAATAGAACGACAAACAACAACATAGTGAACTTACGGCTGATGGAATTCTTAAAGCGTAACATATCATTCTCTCCTTTTTCTGATAGATACATCTGTTTTCTTATGTTCTGCAAGCAGGCCTTGGAAGGTAATATATTCCATATGTATAGGTCATATATCATGCCTGGAAGGTTATTGATAACTATTCTATAGAATTAACCCCTGGTTGAATAGTGAAAAGTTTGGATTTAGGCTTATATTTTCTGAAAAATCTGAATAATTATCGAATCATTTATGAATTTTCCGAAAAACAGTGAATTTAGTCCTACTTTTGCGAAAATAAGTTTTCATAGCATGTTAGCTTACAATGTGATAGAGTAGTAATGTTTTGTTCAAAGCAAAACACCGCGGTTCGTAACCATCCCGCGTAAACAAAACTAGGAGGAAATACAGAAGTCATGTTTAATTTGTTGTGGAGTATTTTGTTCGTTATTGTGAACTTTGCTTTTTTTCTGCTCTGTTTCCGTCTGTTCGGTAAAAAGGGCTTGTACGCCTGGGTCGGCATCGCCACGGTGATCGCCAACATCCAGGTGGCCAAAACGATTGCCATGCCGTTCGATATTGTGATGACGCTGGGCAATACGATGTATGTCACTTTGTATCTGACCAGTGATTTGCTGAATGAGAAATACGGCCGGAGGGAAGCGAGAAATGCGGTATGGTTCGGGTTCTTCACTTTGCTGATGACAACCGTGCTGATGCAGATGGTGCTCGTATTCAAGCCGGAGGGAGACCCAGTCTTCCAGACTTCTCTGGAAACGATCTTTGGTCTGATGCCGCGTCTTGCGCTGGGCAGTCTTGCCGCTTATTTTGTCAGCCAGTTCCTTGATGTCCATCTCTATGCCTGGATCCGCAAGTTCTACGGCTCATCGCGCCAATTGTGGATTCGTTCGAACGGAAGTACGATGATCAGTTCTTTTGTAGATACGCTGATTTTTTGTACGATTGCTTTTGCCGGCAGATTCGAGTTCGAGATTTGGGTAGAAATACTGCTGACTACGTATGTCGCAAAATTCCTGCTGACAGGCGCAGGTACGCCGGTTCTGTATCTTGCCCGTTCCTTCAAGTTCGCCGAAGATGAGCAGCCGGTCCGCAAGGATTGAGAATAAGGTTGTATATAGAAAAGCAGCAGATCCAACCGGTAGCGGTGTGATCTGCTGCTTTTTTGTGTGAGTGGGCTTGCACCGCTCGGGTATAGCAGGCATCCCTTACAAATGAAGTATGGTCAGCTCTTTCGGGAAAGAGGTTAAGGTCTGCGGACCCTCCGGAGTGACGAGCACATCATCTTCGATCCGTACGCCGGCCAGATTCGGAACATAGATGCCCGGCTCAACCGTAAATACGTTCCCGTTCTCAATAATATCCTCATTCAGGCCATGAAGGGAAGGATATTCATGGGTGTCCATTCCCAGGCCGTGGCCTACACGGTGCATGAAATACTCACCGTATCCGGCAGCTTCGATGACTTCGCGGGCTGCGCGGTCAACGGAGCCGAATGTAGCGCCCGCTCTGGAAGCGGCGAGGCCGGCTGCATTGGCGGCCAGCACAGTGTTGTAGATTTCGGTCAGCTTGCTGTCAGCTTCTTCAACAGCAAAGGTGCGGGTAATATCCGATGCATAACCAGCGGCATACACGCCGAGGTCGAACATCAGGAAATCACCCGGCTGGATGACCCTGCTGCCCGGTACGCCGTGCGGGAGCGCCGTGTTCGGGCCGGAGAGCACCATAGTGTCGAAGGAGGGGCCGGAGGCGCCTACCTTTTTCATCAGATACTCCAGCTCGGCAACCAGCTCGATCTCGGTCACCCCTGCCTTAACATGCTTAAGCCCCTGGCGGAGAACCTCCTCCACCAGCTCGGCCGCATGCTTCATCCGGCTGACTTCCTCCGGTGTCTTGATGGCGCGCATGGACCGCAGCATAGGGCCGATGTCGCTGAAGCTTGCGGCATTCACAGCTTCGGAGAGCCTCTCGAAGCGGCTTACAGTGAAGTGCTCCTTTTCAATGCCGACTTTATCCGGGCGTGTCCCGCCAAACCGGGACTTCAGCAGCTCGTACGGATTATCCGTATCGCTATGCGTCAGAATGGTTGTGACCTTAGATGCGGCATGCGCGGCTTCGGCATCCAGTGCCGGAACGATCAGAACGGGCTCCTCCCCGCGGATCAGCAGCAGGCCGAGAAACCGCTCATGCGGATTGCTGGCAAAGCCGGTCAGATAGTAGACATGCTTGGGATCGGTGACGAGCAGCGCCTGGAGTCCGGCGCCGGACATTTGCTGCTCCAGGCTGTTCAGAGCATGATTCATTAGTAATTGTTCCCCTTTCGTCTTCACGCTGGAAAAAAGCAATATTCTAATTATAGATCATAACCCTGCGGGGCGCACGCCAAGGCTTAATATCGCATAACAAGGGTTTAACCTGTGGGACCAGCGGGTAATAGTTGCCAAATTATAAGCAGCCGGGTAACTTGCTCCATTTAGTATACGCAACCCATAGTTTGTCTAATGGCCCGAGGTAGTATATGCAACTATAGTTAGGGTTAACGGATCGAGGTTGGATATGCAATTAGTTAGGGTTAACGGATCGAGGTTGGATATGCAATTATAGTTAGGGTTAACGGATCGAGGTTGGATATGCAATTATAGTTAGGGTTAACGGACACAAGTTGAAAGACCTGACCCGTATTTTGGCTAACGGACCGAGGATCCCTTATTTATCCATATAACGGGAAACGGCAGGGCTAACGGACCCCAGGGGCCTTATTTGCTGACATTAGCCCCAAATCTGCTGTAAGTATAGGCAATAAGGGAACTAGGGTCCGTTAGCCCGCCAAAAATGCTGAATATCCAAAAATAACGGAACTACGGTCCGTTAGAGTTATGGGCAAGCGGCGAACGTATCGCCGTCCTGAAGTATTCCCGACAAGATCATGTATTATCTGCTCCAAAACCCAGTGAAGAAGGTGATAACTATGATCCGTGATAGAAAATATACCCGTTCAGCACTATTCCGCTGGACCTCCCTGATCCTGCTGGCCGGAGCATTAACCGCCTGCTCTGAGACAGGCGGGGTGGATGGTCAGCTGGAAAGCGAAGGGCCGCGGTTGGGAGCAGAAACACCTGCTGGCAGCAGGCCGTCTGCTGTACCGGCTCCTGCAGAGAACAGCATGAATATGAATACAGAGCAGCCGGCTGAAGAAGCTGAAGCGCCGCCTTCATCAGAGCAGGCAAAATCCGCGGAGTCCTTTCCCTACACAGCCGAGACGCTGGTGAGCGGGCTGAATGTTCCGTGGGAGATAGCTTTTGCGCCGGATGGGCGGATATTTATTACCGAACGGCCCGGAACGCTGCGCGTCATTGAGAACGGCAAGCTGAGAGAAGCGCCGCTGCTGGAGCTGTATGCACCGTTTGTCAGCACGGGCGAGGGCGGACTGCTCGGGTTAGCGCTGGATCCGGCGTTTGCCGATAACGGATATGCCTATGTCTATCACTCTTACCGCGAGGGGGACGGTATACAAAACCGGGTGCTGCGGATCATTATAGACAGCAGTGCGGCGGAAATCGACAAGGTGCTGCTGGACGGCATACCGGGGGACACCAACCATAACGGAGGACGGATCAAATTCGGTCCGGACGGATATCTGTATGTTACAACCGGGGAACGTTATGAGCCGGAGCTGGCGCAGGATAAGGAGAGCCTAGGCGGTAAAATATTGCGGATTGCCCCGGACGGCTCCATCCCGGAGGATAACCCGTGGCCGGATTCACCTGTGTACAGCTGGGGTCACCGCAATGCGCAGGGACTCTCCTGGCAGCCTGGTACAGGCGTGCTGTACAGTTCTGAGCATGGCCAGTCCAGCCATGACGAGATCAACATTATTGAGCCCGGAGCCAATTACGGCTGGCCGCTCATTGAAGGCGGTCAAGCCGGCGAGGAAGGCGGCATCAGCCTGAAGAGCCCGCTGCTGCACAGCGGAGACGAGACCTGGGCGCCGTCAGGAACGGCCTTCATTACGCAGGGTCCCTGGAAAGGTGAACTGCTGGTTGCCAGTCTGGCAGGAGAGCAGCTGCTGTGGGTCTCACCTTCCGGCAGCAATGGTGAACCTGCTGCTACCGCCTTATTCGAAGAGGAATGGGGCAGGCTGCGCAATGTTGCCGAAGGACCGGACGGCACCCTGTATGTACTGACGAACAACCGGGATGGCCGGGGTGATCCGGGGGAAGGGGATGACCGGCTGATTGCACTGAGGCCGGATTGAAAATAACAGCCCAGAAACGGACGAAAGGCTGTTCCGCGAGTAGACACATTCTACAAGCGGAACAGCCTTATTGGTCTTTACAGCGCAGCTTCAAGAACGGAATTACAGCGATCCCGCCAGTTCGTCAATAAGCGCCTGCGGGCTGCCTTCGTACAGTCCGCCGTGATAACAGAGGACGGTCTGAATCTGCCGGCCTTCAAGCTTGCGCAGACTGCGGAGTGCCAGCGGCATATCGGGTGTCGCTGATTCCGCAGGTCCGGCGAGCTGGCCGTCTACTACACGCAGTTCGTCAGCAGCGAGCAGCAGCTTTTGCTCCGGCACGTAGAGACAGATGTGCCCCGGAGTATGGCCGGGCGTGTGGATGATCTCGATTCCGCCGCCCCAGGGGAGCTGCTCTCTATCCTGCAGCTCCGTCATGTCCAGCTCTTTCAGCTCATCCAGAAACCGGCTGAACTGTTCCTGAAAGGCTTCCGGCATTTGCGATACCCGCTGCGGGTTCATCTTGATCATCGGTGCGCTTGCAGTGCCAGCCGGCAGATCCTCCGGGTGGACAAACAGCCGGACACCGGGCAGCTCACGGGCCAGTACGGCCAGATTACCGATATGATCGATATCCTGATGGGTGATGATAATCCGTTTGATATCAGAGAGCTGCTCGCCTGCATCACGGATTGCCTGGACGAGAGCTTCGTACTGTCCGAACATGCCGGTGTCGATCAGAGTCAGACCATCCGCATCCTTAAGCAGCACCGGGAAAATCTCAGTCGGGCCGAATACCGGGGAGAGCATAGGTACGGTCAGAACGATAACTTTTGGTGACTTATTCAGCATTTATTTCCGGGAATCTCCTCCCGGTTCACCTCCTGCTTTTCTTAACTCCTGATATGATGTAACATAATTCTAAAACATCTGTCTAAAAATGGCCAGGCCAGGGCTTAGGCCGGCAGATCCGTGCAGGAAAGGGGATTCGCCATGAAAGGGAAGACCGTGCTTGTCACCGGAGGCAACTCCGGAATGGGACTGGCGACGACGATTGAAATGGCCCGCAGAGGGGCACAGGTCATCATGGCCTGCCGCAGCCGGCAGCGCGGGGAAGAAGCGCTCGCTGAAGCTAAGCGGCAAAGCGGGTCTCCTGATATTGCGCTGATGCTCTGCGATCTGGCTTCCTTTGACAGCATCCGCAGCTTTGCGGAGGAATTTAGCTCTAAGTATCCTGTGCTCGATGTGCTGATTAATAACGCCGGCGTTGTCACGATCCGCAGGGAGCTTACCTCTGACGGATACGAGATGGATTTCGGCGTAAATCATCTGGGACATTTTCTGCTCAGCAATCTGCTGCTGGATTCCTTGAAATCAGCTGAACAGGGACGGATTGTAGTGGTTGCTTCCGGTGCCTACAAGATCGGAAAGCTGCATCTGGATGACCATACGCTGTCCCGGGGCTTCAATCCGGCCAAGGCTTATGCCCGGTCCAAGCTGGCCAATATCCTGTTCACCAGGGAGCTGGCCGCCCGGCTGCAGCATACCGCAGTCACAGTGAATGCTGTTCATCCGGGGGCGGTGGGGACAAGCATTGGCGTCAACCGGGAGACAGGCTTTGGCCGTCCGCTGCTGAAGCTGCTGTCGTATTTCTTCCTCACGCCTGAACAGGGTGCGGATACGGCCATCTACCTGGCAACTGCTCCTGAGCTGTGCGGTGTGACAGGCCAATATTATTACCGCCGTGCCATCCAGGAGCTGTCGCCAAGAGCTGCGGACAGTGCAGCAGCTGCGCGCCTGTGGGAATGGAGCCTGGAGCAGACAGGGCTTAAATAAAGAGGTACAGCTGCATGGCAACAATATTAGGAGGAATGGAAAGCATGGCTTGGCAAAATTACAGCATTGAAGATGCATCGATTGAGGATTTGGGAGCTATTGTAGATATTTATAACTCGACGGTAGCCGGGCGGGTCGTTACGGCCGACCTGGAGCCGGTGACCGTGGAGGACCGGCTGAAATGGTTCCATGAGCATAACAGCCATCATCGCCCGCTGTGGGTACTGAGACAGGACGGGGAGATTGCTGCCTGGTTCAGCTTCCAGTCCTTCTATGGCCGTCCGGCCTATAACGGCACTGCCGAGATCAGCGTATATGTAAACGAGAAATTCCGCGGTACGGGTGCCGGAAGCCTCCTGCTGACCAAAGCGCTGGAGGAATGTCCGCGCCTTGGCCTCCAGAACCTGGTCGGCTTTGTATTCGGCCATAACGGCCCAAGCCTTGCCCTGCTGCGCAAATTTGGCTTTGAGCAGTGGGGGCTGCTGCCCGGTGTTGCCGAGCTGGACGGCATTCTGCGGGATCTGGTCATTATCGGCCGCAAGCTGTAAACTGTAAATTGTAAGTTGTAAATTGCAGGGTAAGCTGGAGGTATACCGGCAGGGGCTACTGCGAAGGAGATTGTTCGCTTTGGCAGCTGTCCGCACTGATCCATGCTTCCGACCACTGCTCCAGATCGCGGATGACCGGTTCCAGGGCACGGCCTTTATCTGTCAGGGAATATTGTATTCTTACAGGTGTCTCGGGAAATACCTCGCGCAGGACAATGCCTTCCTGTTCCAGCTCCTTGAGCCGTTCCGACAGGAGCCTGCCGCTGACCGGCAGTGACGCTTCAATCGTGCTGAAGCGCTGGGGGCCCTGGAGCAGCTGGAAGATGATTAAGCCCGTCCAGCGTCTGCCGATAATATCCATGCTTTTTTGTAACCGTGGACACAAATCTGTAGATTTCATAAGGCTCACCTCTTACTGTACATTATAAACGTAAAGCACCATAGCTAAAACAAATTTGAACGACAGGCAATACCTGAAAGGATGATTTTGATGGCCAAGAAAAAGAAAGTAACCCATTCCCCGCGGCCTGCCGCGGGCGATGCGCCTGCTACACTGAAGGATCTGCTGAGCAGTGATGTCCTGGATAAGCTGAAGGCACAGTCCGATGCGCTTAAGGCAGAGGAAAATGACAAGAAAGAGGCGGCCCGCAAAGCGGCGGAGGATCAGCGCAAGGCCGAGCAGAAACGGCTGGAGAACGATTTCGCCCACCTGCTGGAGAACAGCAATCAGGACTGGCACAAATTCAAATAAACCGATGGTATACAGGAAGAGGGCGCCAAGTGTGGTGCCCTTTTTATAATGTCTTCCAATATTAGGGTTGACAATGTGCAGCTGAGGCCTTTATTATTGGGTTTATCATTTAGAGAAGGGAGGCCGATGGGTCATGATTGGAACTATGTTACTTGGAATGTCGT
Coding sequences:
- a CDS encoding PQQ-dependent sugar dehydrogenase — translated: MIRDRKYTRSALFRWTSLILLAGALTACSETGGVDGQLESEGPRLGAETPAGSRPSAVPAPAENSMNMNTEQPAEEAEAPPSSEQAKSAESFPYTAETLVSGLNVPWEIAFAPDGRIFITERPGTLRVIENGKLREAPLLELYAPFVSTGEGGLLGLALDPAFADNGYAYVYHSYREGDGIQNRVLRIIIDSSAAEIDKVLLDGIPGDTNHNGGRIKFGPDGYLYVTTGERYEPELAQDKESLGGKILRIAPDGSIPEDNPWPDSPVYSWGHRNAQGLSWQPGTGVLYSSEHGQSSHDEINIIEPGANYGWPLIEGGQAGEEGGISLKSPLLHSGDETWAPSGTAFITQGPWKGELLVASLAGEQLLWVSPSGSNGEPAATALFEEEWGRLRNVAEGPDGTLYVLTNNRDGRGDPGEGDDRLIALRPD
- a CDS encoding Xaa-Pro peptidase family protein, producing the protein MNHALNSLEQQMSGAGLQALLVTDPKHVYYLTGFASNPHERFLGLLLIRGEEPVLIVPALDAEAAHAASKVTTILTHSDTDNPYELLKSRFGGTRPDKVGIEKEHFTVSRFERLSEAVNAASFSDIGPMLRSMRAIKTPEEVSRMKHAAELVEEVLRQGLKHVKAGVTEIELVAELEYLMKKVGASGPSFDTMVLSGPNTALPHGVPGSRVIQPGDFLMFDLGVYAAGYASDITRTFAVEEADSKLTEIYNTVLAANAAGLAASRAGATFGSVDRAAREVIEAAGYGEYFMHRVGHGLGMDTHEYPSLHGLNEDIIENGNVFTVEPGIYVPNLAGVRIEDDVLVTPEGPQTLTSFPKELTILHL
- a CDS encoding SDR family oxidoreductase gives rise to the protein MKGKTVLVTGGNSGMGLATTIEMARRGAQVIMACRSRQRGEEALAEAKRQSGSPDIALMLCDLASFDSIRSFAEEFSSKYPVLDVLINNAGVVTIRRELTSDGYEMDFGVNHLGHFLLSNLLLDSLKSAEQGRIVVVASGAYKIGKLHLDDHTLSRGFNPAKAYARSKLANILFTRELAARLQHTAVTVNAVHPGAVGTSIGVNRETGFGRPLLKLLSYFFLTPEQGADTAIYLATAPELCGVTGQYYYRRAIQELSPRAADSAAAARLWEWSLEQTGLK
- a CDS encoding YnfA family protein, with the translated sequence MTMAILLFIVAGLAEIGGGYLVWLWLRESRPLWYGLIGSLILISYGIIPTLQKFPSFGRVYAAYGGVFIVLAVLWGWLVDKKTPDLYDWIGAGICIIGVSVILWAPRH
- a CDS encoding MBL fold metallo-hydrolase, translated to MLNKSPKVIVLTVPMLSPVFGPTEIFPVLLKDADGLTLIDTGMFGQYEALVQAIRDAGEQLSDIKRIIITHQDIDHIGNLAVLARELPGVRLFVHPEDLPAGTASAPMIKMNPQRVSQMPEAFQEQFSRFLDELKELDMTELQDREQLPWGGGIEIIHTPGHTPGHICLYVPEQKLLLAADELRVVDGQLAGPAESATPDMPLALRSLRKLEGRQIQTVLCYHGGLYEGSPQALIDELAGSL
- a CDS encoding methyl-accepting chemotaxis protein, encoding MNTINSYVLPQIDKLLGVASEDVYKGLNSTHAQQALNKGAQATTNVQFYLQEKVKQHGVETIFLANLKEGKATVITADKASTLQADENIAVTPAMEQASKGKTGLSEIYSDSHGIHKTAYKGVPGSTMVIGVSSDVAFVDEKINSVIWTSVWITLLALILGVTAAYFMSKRITRPLSRLAAYSNKMAGGDFTQELVIKGNDEVSQLSESFRSMSHKLKDMIGQVLDTSSNVVQDANDMKTRLEVLNDMAARSAVSVNEISKGSTTIASVTMENSRAMDEINIGIQHIASAAGEVTEQISEASAEAIGGNEIAQTAVQQMRQVEQASVKSLEQFRLMNERSQMIGGVVQGITEITKQIQMLSLNASIEAARAGEHGRGFAVVAGEVRKLSEQSKESNEQIREFLLSLQEDMNHSVAEMNLVNQEVASGVGKVAEAGNAFNQLLILIQSINQSVQSVSAATQQISAGTEEVSASVEETSQITAMSRASADTLAGNSSRQQEELEGHAVTAQHLHEQAVKLQEAVRQFKI
- a CDS encoding queuosine precursor transporter, whose amino-acid sequence is MFNLLWSILFVIVNFAFFLLCFRLFGKKGLYAWVGIATVIANIQVAKTIAMPFDIVMTLGNTMYVTLYLTSDLLNEKYGRREARNAVWFGFFTLLMTTVLMQMVLVFKPEGDPVFQTSLETIFGLMPRLALGSLAAYFVSQFLDVHLYAWIRKFYGSSRQLWIRSNGSTMISSFVDTLIFCTIAFAGRFEFEIWVEILLTTYVAKFLLTGAGTPVLYLARSFKFAEDEQPVRKD
- a CDS encoding helix-turn-helix domain-containing protein — translated: MKSTDLCPRLQKSMDIIGRRWTGLIIFQLLQGPQRFSTIEASLPVSGRLLSERLKELEQEGIVLREVFPETPVRIQYSLTDKGRALEPVIRDLEQWSEAWISADSCQSEQSPSQ
- a CDS encoding YqkE family protein, which encodes MAKKKKVTHSPRPAAGDAPATLKDLLSSDVLDKLKAQSDALKAEENDKKEAARKAAEDQRKAEQKRLENDFAHLLENSNQDWHKFK
- a CDS encoding GNAT family N-acetyltransferase, encoding MAWQNYSIEDASIEDLGAIVDIYNSTVAGRVVTADLEPVTVEDRLKWFHEHNSHHRPLWVLRQDGEIAAWFSFQSFYGRPAYNGTAEISVYVNEKFRGTGAGSLLLTKALEECPRLGLQNLVGFVFGHNGPSLALLRKFGFEQWGLLPGVAELDGILRDLVIIGRKL